A window of Oncorhynchus kisutch isolate 150728-3 linkage group LG10, Okis_V2, whole genome shotgun sequence contains these coding sequences:
- the LOC109897378 gene encoding nucleosome-remodeling factor subunit BPTF isoform X7: MRGKRGRPPKTLRMQEPSSEPERGLRPRRELRAKGRGSAEVDFESPKRGNNSSSRGRRKVGSSRGRGRGRGGGGRGTRGRRSIARSVVYDDHESDEDDDAVSLRSEEDELIEEETITDEEEEEEEALNEESDPLEEILEEDDASYCTESSFRSQSTHGSTPGRKRTRVHCPRSPIFEEKEIPPLELPRTSEDLLVPSEELLNVSSIYEVLRNFSTVLRLSPFRFEDFCAALVGQEQCTLMAETHTALLKAILREEDTSNTTFGPADLKDSVNSTLYFIDGMTWPEVVRAYCESDQEYHHVLPYQEVEDYPYGPLDSKIKVLQFLVDQFLTTNIAREELMSEGVVQYDDHCRVCHRLGDLLCCETCSAVYHLECVKPPLVEVPEDEWQCEICVAHKVPGVTDCVTEMQKSKPYIRQEPIGYDRHRRQYWFLNRRIIVEEDGEHDKKKIWYYSTKVQLGELIECLDKEYWENDLCAVLEEMREEVHTHMDITEDLTNKAAGNNKAFLTAANDEILERVQGRQERRAAEQAEKATTDTTKIEEETPTHCSQLPDHRGLQDPEYKEEASSQAAVAPPAGEENTTVHPPKPGSSTQDGTLPKHEPPKPAEVSCSAASESGEASMEPEQERPEDKPVDSESHGEEDPSAQCQPTPPPPHPGDENSNSSHVSAPGVLRRPEEPNLADRSSQSSITSQDDTGEGKESGNGEGSASGQTNNRIVTRLRNPDSKLSQQKTQGDGSPTPRDSKETSPPSSESEVALLGTVKKDLTVKGNLNNFFKLGQEGKFRVYHNQFSTNTLGLNKHQHREDHDKRRHLSHKFSLTPAGDFKWNGSIHGSKVLTISTLRLTIIQLETNVPAPFLHPNWASHRTNWIKAVQMCSKAREFALALAIMECAIKPVVMLPVWKDALGHTRLHRMTSMEREEKEKGKKREKKLEDEETMQQATWVKYTIPIKHQVWKQKGEEYRVTGYGGWSWVSKTHVHRFVPRLPGNTNVNYRKVLEAAKTGKENATSCPNKRKCLPKAPTSSETQAKEESTPITEEKDQEETSTMEPSGSTSPGEGQTLKEKEEKKITEKVEKKDDQVEEKTEDKMDVDPSPPDTCLSEEKGIVDSKCPSSLTDPSVKEEPGEEEATKQEDSEAKPPVRPFNWDVVNVSEGFQLRTAYKKKVKTSKLDGLLERRVKQFTLEEKQRLERLKQQSALAKHTVSKENVNTGTPTTIKASTADKLAVTPCTSLKAERQADSVVKDTIVKRLDFDQEQPVKSQPSGETDNLDVRLGSTCKPQAAGATGPNLNTTGLANHESSVQGNGGDALSQTELNGGSQKSIDVNNKINLTSVEPALGAAKPPRAEVMIAGENGRKHGYEETEQGNGQREIESKPHLVQVNGKAAVDTKAPVDSKMHSDLAKKVDTKVMLQTLEGEIKTLPVKEPVKSIMNGTLSQDGLKVNNTVLATSLVLEDVERKVVVSEPDYSVTSSMLGPPTGVPTVSNSAKSEPMEIGQTASNEITPFPIPTAEESSLSNNTTENSSSSTEVLKTITQVTTTTTTTMSTESRTVQIAKVSSSTKPAVTPAAESSAVSTLTTMTKTTVTRVCSPTLGAAVSEETKTVVTAMLTDAKSGPSGSSVTSMTVSKEYSTRDCVRLLKFSRSKKTRSGTALPSYRKFVTKSSKKSIFVLPNDDLKKLARRGGIREVPIFNYNAKPALDIWPYPSPRPTFGITWRYRLQTVKSLAGVSLMLRLLWACLRWDDMAVKPSPAVGTTRTESSETAITTTEIIKRRDVGPHGIRSEYCIRKIICPIGVTEAPKETPTPQRKGLRSSALRPKKPEPAKQTGPIILETWVAEEELEIWEIRAFSERVEREKAQAADQAKKRLEQQKPGATTSTPTSTPTTSASGTPASLTSQVTPGTKLVLATKLGTPVTFQQNKNFHQSFTSWVKQGQGSPASTCSRATVANSMVTTSGQTFQISASPVTMAGQVITAKLPIPANSKIVTVNMPTTQGGMVQVQQNVLGIIPSSTPGNQRTYSSFQNRNATINIRPNTSTSTTTQPAIATGVQIRPGMTVIRSPLQQGTTMGKTIIRTPLMMQQGILPASQQQVVTQIIRGQPVSTAVSSASPVQTSAGQRMLGAAPSPRPVTPAPGQSPSPSTPQGGRPQQGQVKLTLAQLTQLTQGAQGGNQGLTVVIQGQGQTTGQLQVIPQGVTVIPGPGQQLMQAAMPNGQVQRFLFTPGATAPVPNPTTTASAAVTPVTATTTTPSGPALSQLPVQTPVTSQAPAPPVQPPQQAIARVQPPQQAIARVQPPQQAIARVQPPQQAIARVQPPQQAIARVQPPQQASARVQPPQQAIACVQPPQQAIACVQPPQQAIARVEPPQQAIARVEPPQQAIARVEPPQQTIAPVQPPQQAIAPVQPPQQAITPVQPPALVPAPPPVSTYQTQPPQAQVHIPLQSPTALPIQQIAQIPTSPQPVHMKTLSVSPSVTQATVRPIQAHAQLQPQVTAQIRPQQQLQLHHQPQLITVPGLQQQVQVLGTIQTHVAAQLQAQQGGALPQQIKLQLPIQIQQAGGQVQAHQIQNVVTIQTASMQDHLQRIQQLREQQQKKKQQEAKREQSLQASSPSDIIQKQVVMKQNAVIENLKQRKTMTPAEREENQRIIVCNQVMKFILDKIDKDEKQAAKKRKKEESVEQKRSKQNATKLSALLFKHKEQLKAEILKKRALLDKELQLEVQEELRRDISRLRKEKEKAQAAASQAAAAAAQVASSLSPTMASPSSAHKRKRDDERDTSSAKPKKKKMISTTSKDHKKEVKLYCVCKTPYDEAKFYIGCDLCSNWFHGACVGITEKEAKKMDDYVCNGCKQGQDSQDSEGTTEELYCICRTPYDETQFYIGCDRCQNWYHGRCVGILQSEATHIDEYVCPQCQSTEDAMTVLTPLTDKDYEGLRRILRSLQAHKMAWPFLEPVDPNDAPDYYGVIKEPMDLSTMEDKLQKRYYNKLTEFVADMTKVFDNCRYYNPNDSPFFQCAEVLESFFVQKLKGFKASRSHNNKLQTSTS, translated from the exons ATGAGGGGGAAAAGAGGCAGGCCGCCCAAAACCCTGCGGATGCAGGAGCCTTCATCCGAGCCGGAGCGTGGCTTGAGACCCAGGAGGGAGTTGAGGGCAAAGGGGAGAGGTAGTGCCGAGGTTGATTTTGAGAGTCCCAAGAGGGGAAATAACTCTTCATCGAGGGGCAGGAGGAAAGTGGGATCATCTCGCGGTAGGGGAAGAGGCAGAGGTGGTGGTGGCAGAGGTACTAGGGGCAGACGGTCAATCGCTAGATCTGTGGTTTATGATGATCATGAAAGTGATGAAGACGATGATGCTGTGAGTTTGAGATCTGAGGAGGACGAGTTGATAGAGGAAGAGACGATAACAgacgaggaagaagaggaagaagaggcccTCAACGAGGAGTCAGACCCGCTTGAGGAAATACTCGAGGAGGATGATGCCAGCTACTGTACTGAAAGCAGCTTTCGGAGTCAGAGCACTCATGGCAGCACTCCGG GGCGAAAGAGGACGCGGGTGCACTGCCCTCGCTCGCCCatctttgaggaaaaggagatCCCTCCTCTGGAGCTGCCCAGAACCTCTGAGGACCTCCTGGTGCCCAGTGAGGAACTGCTCAACGTGTCCTCCATCTACGAGGTCCTGCGCAACTTCAGCACAGTGCTGCGGCTCTCTCCCTTCCGCTTTGAGGACTTCTGTGCTGCGCTGGTAGGCCAGGAGCAGTGCACCCTGATGGCAGAGACCCACACAGCCCTACTGAAGGCCATCCTGCGTGAGGAGGACACCTCCAACACCACGTTCGGTCCTGCTGACCTCAAGGACAGTGTCAACTCCACCCTCTACTTCATTGATGGTATGACGTGGCCCGAGGTGGTCCGTGCCTACTGCGAGAGCGACCAGGAGTACCACCATGTCCTGCCCTACCAGGAGGTGGAGGACTACCCCTACGGCCCTCTGGACAGTAAGATCAAGGTGCTGCAGTTCTTGGTGGATCAGTTCCTCACCACCAACATCGCCCGTGAGGAGTTAATGTCAGAGGGGGTGGTGCAGTATGATGACCACTGCAGGGTGTGCCACAGATTGGGGGACCTGCTGTGCTGTGAGACCTGCTCTGCCGTCTACCACCTGGAGTGTGTGAAGCCTCCTCTGGTAGAGGTGCCGGAGGACGAATGGCAGTGTGAGATCTGCGTGGCACACAAGGTGCCCGGGGTCACAGACTGTGTGACAGAGATGCAGAAGAGCAAACCCTACATCCGCCAGGAGCCCATCGGCTATGACCGCCACCGGAGGCAATACTGGTTCCTAAACCGAAGAATAATTGT TGAGGAAGACGGGGAGCATGATAAGAAGAAGATCTGGTACTACAGCACAAAGGTCCAGCTGGGAGAGCTGATAGAGTGTCTAGACAAGGAGTACTGGGAAAACGACCTGTGTGCCGTCCtcgaggagatgagagaggaggtgcACACTCACATGGACATCACTGAGGACCTCACCAACAAGGCCGCGGGCAACAACAAGGCCTTCCTCACGGCAGCCAACG ATGAGATCCTGGAGCGTGTGCAGGGCAGGCAGGAACGGCGAGCAGCGGAGCAGGCAGAGAAGGCCACTACAGACACCACCAAGATAGAGGAAGAGACCCCCACACACTGCTCTCAACTACCAGACCACAGAGGGCTCCAAGACCCCGAGTATAAAGAGGAGGCAAGCTCACAAG CAGCTGTAGCTCCCCCTGCTGGAGAAGAGAACACCACCGTCCACCCCCCTAAGCCTGGCTCGTCCACCCAGGACGGCACTCTCCCTAAACATGAACCCCCTAAGCCTGCTGAGGTGTCCTGCTCTGCCGCCTCTGAAAGTGGGGAGGCCTCCATGGAGCCTGAGCAGGAGAGGCCAG aggATAAGCCTGTAGACTCAGAGTCCCATGGAGAGGAGGACCCCTCTGCCCAGTGCCAGCCTACTCCTCCACCACCACACCCTGGAGACGAGAACAGCAACAGCAGCCACGTCTCAGCGCCTGGGGTCCTCAGGAGGCCTGAAGAGCCAAACCTCGCTGACAGGTCCTCTCAGTCCTCCATCACCAGCCAGGACGACACGG GTGAAGGCAAGGAGAGTGGGAATGGTGAGGGGTCAGCGTCTGGACAGACTAACAATCGCATAGTGACTCGTCTGCGTAACCCGGACAGCAAGCTGAGCCAGCAGAAGACCCAGGGAGATGGCAGCCCTACACCCAGGGACAGCAAGGAG ACATCTCCTCCCAGCTCTGAGAGTGAAGTGGCTCTTCTGGGTACTGTGAAGAAAGACTTGACGGTGAAGGGCAACCTGAACAACTTCTTCAAGCTGGGCCAGGAGGGCAAGTTCCGAGTCTACCACAACCAGTTCAGCACCAACACACTGGGCCTCAACAAGCACCAGCATCGTGAGGACCACGACAAGCGCCGCCACCTCTCCCATAAGTTCAGCCTAACCCCCGCCGGGGATTTCAAGTGGAACGGCTCCATCCACGGATCCAAGGTGCTGACCATCTCCACCCTGCGGCTCACCATCATCCAGCTGGAGACCAATGTCCCCGCCCCCTTCCTGCACCCAAACTGGGCCTCGCACAG GACAAACTGGATTAAAGCGGTGCAGATGTGCAGTAAGGCTCGGGAGTTTGCCTTGGCGCTGGCCATCATGGAGTGTGCCATCAAACCAGTGGTCATGCTGCCTGTCTGGAAAGATGCGCTTGGACACACCAG gcTCCATCGCATGACCTCCATGGAgcgggaggagaaagagaaggggaaaaagagagagaaaaaactggAGGATGAAGAGACTATGCAGCAGGCCACCTGGGTGAAGTACACCATCCCCATCAAACACCAG gTGTGGAAGCAGAAGGGGGAGGAGTACAGAGTAACTGGGTACGGGGGCTGGAGCTGGGTCAGTAAGACTCACGTCCATCGCTTTGTTCCCAGGCTACCAGGGAACACCAACGTCAACTACCGCAAAGTACTCGAAG CAGCTAAAACTGGCAAAGAAAATGCAACATCCTGCCCGAACAAACGAAAATGTTTGCCCAAAGCACCAACGAGCTCGGAAACCCAGGCAAAAGAAGAGTCTACTCCAATTACTGAAGAAAAAGACCAGGAGGAAACCTCCACCATGGAGCCATCTGGGAGCACTTCACCAGGAGAGGGGCAGACTCtgaaagagaaggaagagaaaaaGATCACAGAGAAGGTGGAGAAGAAAGATGATCAGGTGGAGGAGAAGACTGAGGACAAGATGGATGTTGACCCCAGTCCACCAGACACCTGTCTCAGTGAGGAAAAAG GTATAGTGGACAGCAAATGCCCCTCATCACTGACTGACCCTTCTGTGAAGGAGGAGCCCGGGGAGGAAGAAGCAACTAAGCAGGAGGACTCTGAGGCCAAGCCACCTGTCCGCCCCTTCAACTGGGATGTGGTGAACGTCAGCGAGGGCTTCCAGCTCCGTACGGCCTACAAGAAGAAGGTGAAGACGTCCAAGCTCGACGGGCTGCTGGAGCGCAGAGTGAAACAGTTCACCCTGGAGGAGAAGCAGAGGCTAGAGCGCCTCAAACAGCAGTCAGCCCTGGCCAAACACACAGTCTCCAAGGAGAACGTTAACACAGGGACTCCCACCACCATCAAGGCTTCTACAGCAGACAAGTTAGCAGTGACACCGTGCACAAGTCTGAAAGCTGAGAGACAAGCAGACTCAGTAGTTAAAGACACAATTGTTAAAAGGCTTGACTTTGACCAGGAGCAGCCAGTGAAATCCCAGCCTTCAGGAGAGACAGATAATCTGGACGTCAGATTAGGCTCCACCTGTAAACCCCAGGCAGCAGGAGCCACAGGCcccaacctcaacaccacagggTTGGCCAACCATGAGAGCAGCGTTCAGGGCAATGGTGGGGATGCGTTATCTCAAACAGAGCTGAATGGAGGCTCCCAGAAAAGCATAGACGTCAACAACAAAATCAATTTGACATCTGTAGAACCGGCTTTAGGTGCGGCCAAACCTCCCAGAGCAGAAGTGATGATCGCAGGAGAAAACGGTAGGAAGCATGGTTATGAGGAGACAGAGCAAGGTAatggacagagggagatagaaagCAAACCACATTTAGTGCAGGTGAATGGGAAAGCCGCTGTTGACACCAAGGCTCCTGTAGACTCAAAGATGCACTCAGACCTGGCCAAAAAAGTGGACACCAAGGTCATGCTCCAGACGTTAGAGGGTGAGATCAAAACACTGCCAGTGAAGGAACCTGTAAAATCCATTATGAACGGTACTCTCTCTCAGGACGGGTTAAAGGTCAACAACACTGTGTTAGCCACCAGCCTAGTATTGGAGGACGTAGAGAGAAAGGTTGTGGTGTCCGAGCCTGACTACTCCGTCACGTCGTCAATGTTAGGGCCGCCCACTGGTGTTCCCACGGTAAGCAACAGCGCCAAGTCTGAGCCAATGGAGATTGGGCAAACGGCATCCAATGAGATCACCCCATTTCCTATCCCCACTGCAGAGGAGTCCAGCTTGAGTAACAACACCACAGAGAACAGCAGTAGCAGTACTGAGGTGCTGAAGACCATCACCCAAGTtaccacaaccactactaccaccatgtcaacaGAGTCTCGCACGGTGCAGATAGCCAAGGTCTCCAGCAGCACGAAGCCTGCAGTGACGCCTGCTGCAGAGAGCAGTGCTGTATCCACCCTCACCACCATGACCAAGACCACCGTCACCAGGGTCTGCTCCCCGACCCTCGGGGCCGCCGTCTCCGAGGAGACCAAGACTGTTGTCACTGCGATGTTGACAGATGCCAAATCTGGCCCCTCAGGCTCTTCAGTCACCTCCATGACGGTCAGTAAGGAGTACTCCACCAGAGACTGTGTCCGGCTGCTAAAGTTCTCCCGCTCCAAGAAGACCCGCTCTGGCACGGCCCTCCCCTCTTACCGCAAGTTTGTCACCAAGAGTAGCAAGAAGAGCATATTTGTACTGCCTAATGATGACCTAAAGAAGCTGGCGAGGAGAGGGGGCATCAGAGAGGTACCCATCTTCAACTACAACGCCAAGCCAGCCCTGGACATCTGGCCCTATCCCTCCCCCAGACCCACCTTTGGAATCACGTGGAG ATACCGTCTCCAGACTGTGAAGTCTCTGGCGGGGGTCAGTCTGATGCTGCGGCTGCTCTGGGCTTGCCTGAGGTGGGATGACATGGCTGTCAAGCCCTCCCCTGCTGTAGGAACCACCCGCACAG AATCCTCGGAGACGGCGATCACCACAACAGAGATCATCAAGCGGCGAGATGTGGGGCCGCACGGCATCCGGTCTGAATACTGCATCAGGAAGATCATCTGCCCAATTGGCGTTACCGAAGCTCCCAAAG AAACTCCCACTCCCCAGAGGAAAGGCCTGCGCTCCAGCGCTCTGAGGCCAAAGAAGCCTGAACCGGCCAAGCAGACTGGACCCATCATCTTAGAGACGTGGGTGGCCGAGGAGGAGCTGGAGATCTGGGAGATCAGAGCCTTTTCAGAAAG ggtagagagagagaaggcccagGCTGCAGACCAGGCTAAG AAACGGTTGGAGCAACAGAAGCCTGGTGccaccacctccacccccaccagCACCCCTACAACCTCAGCTTCTGGCACTCCGGCATCCCTGACCAGCCAGGTCACCCCGGGGACTAAACTGGTCCTGGCCACCAAGCTGGGGACACCTGTCACATTCCAGCAGAACAAGAACTTCCATCAATCATTTACTTCCTGGGTCAAGCAGGGCCAGGGTAGTCCAG CCTCCACTTGCTCACGGGCCACCGTGGCCAAcagcatggtcaccacctctgGACAAACGTTCCAGATCTCTGCCAGCCCGGTGACCATGGCTGGCCAGGTCATCACCGCCAAGCTACCCATTCCGGCCAACAGCAAGATTGTTACGGTCAACATGCCAACCACACAAGGAG GTATGGTGCAAGTCCAGCAGAATGTCCTGGGCATTATTCCATCCAGTACCCCAGGCAACCAGCGGACCTACTCCTCATTCCAGAACCGCAACGCCACCATCAACATCAGACCCAACACCTCCACCTCAACCACCACTCAGCCG GCCATTGCCACCGGAGTCCAGATCCGTCCGGGCATGACGGTGATCCGATCGCCCCTGCAGCAGGGCACCACTATGGGCAAAACCATCATCAGAACCCCCTTGATGATGCAACAAGGTATTCTACCAGCCa GCCAGCAGCAGGTGGTGACTCAGATCATCCGGGGCCAACCTGTCTCCACAGCAGTTTCCAGTGCCAGCCCTGTGCAGACCAGTGCAGGCCAGAGGATGCTGGGTGCCGCCCCGTCCCCCCGTCCTGTCACCCCTGCCCCCGGGCAGTCCCCATCACCATCCACCCCCCAAGGCGGCCGACCACAGCAGGGCCAGGTCAAACTCACCCTGGCCCAGCTCACCCAGCTAACGCAGGGGGCACAG GGAGGGAACCAGGGTCTCACAGTAGTAatccagggacagggacagactaCAGGCCAGCTGCAGGTCATCCCCCAGGGGGTGACAGTCATCCCAGGCCCTGGGCAGCAGCTCATGCAGGCTGCCATGCCCAACGGCCAGGTGCAGCGCTTCCTCTTCACCCCAGGGGCAACAGCCCCTgtccccaaccccaccaccacggcCAGTGCTGCTGTCACCCCCGTCACAGCCACCACAACAACACCCTCAGGGCCAG CGCTGTCTCAGCTTCCAGTTCAGACTCCCGTTACCTCTCAAGCACCGGCACCACCAGTCCAGCCCCCTCAACAGGCTATCGCTCGTGTCCAGCCCCCTCAACAGGCTATCGCTCGTGTCCAGCCCCCTCAACAGGCTATCGCTCGTGTCCAGCCCCCTCAACAGGCTATCGCTCGTGTCCAGCCCCCTCAACAGGCTATCGCTCGTGTCCAGCCCCCTCAACAGGCTAGCGCTCGTGTCCAGCCCCCTCAACAGGCTATCGCTTGTGTCCAGCCCCCTCAACAGGCTATCGCTTGTGTCCAGCCCCCTCAACAGGCTATCGCTCGTGTCGAGCCCCCTCAACAGGCTATCGCTCGTGTCGAGCCCCCTCAACAGGCTATCGCTCGTGTCGAGCCCCCTCAACAGACTATCGCTCCAGTCCAGCCCCCTCAACAGGCTATCGCTCCAGTCCAGCCTCCTCAACAGGCTATCACTCCAGTCCAGCCCCCTGCCCTCGTTCCTGCCCCCCCTCCAGTGTCCACATATCAGACTCAACCCCCTCAGGCTCAAGTCCACATCCCCCTCCAGTCCCCCACTGCCTTACCCATCCAGCAGATAGCCCAGATCCCAACCTCTCCACAACCGGTCCATATGAAGACTCTCTCGGTCTCCCCCTCCGTCACCCAGGCCACAGTGAGGCCCATCCAGGCCCATGCTCAACTCCAGCCCCAGGTTACGGCTCAGATCAGGCCCCAGCAGCAGCTGCAGCTCCACCACCAACCCCAGCTGATCACAGTGCCGGGGCTGCAGCAGCAGGTCCAGGTGCTGGGCACCATCCAGACCCACGTGGCGGCCCAGCTCCAGGCCCAGCAGGGTGGGGCGTTGCCCCAGCAGATCAAGCTGCAGCTGCCTATTCAGATCCAGCAGGCAGGAGGCCAGGTGCAGGCCCACCAGATTCAGAACGTGGTGACCATCCAGACAGCCAGCATGCAGGACCACCTGCAGAGGATCCAGCAgctcagagagcagcagcagaagaagaagcagcaggAGGCCAAAAGGGAGCAGAGCCTGCAGGCCTCCAGCCCCAGCGACATCATCCAGAAACAGGTGGTGATGaagcagaatgctgtgatagaaAATCTGAAACAGAGGAAGACCATGACTCCAGCAGAGCGGGAGGAGAACCAGAG AATAATCGTCTGCAACCAGGTGATGAAGTTCATCCTGGACAAGATCGACAAGGACGAGAAGCAGGCGGCtaagaagaggaagaaggaggagtcTGTGGAGCAGAAACGCAGCAAGCAGAATGCCACCAAGCTCTCGGCTCTGCTCTTCAAGCACAAAGAGCAGCTCAAGGCTGAGATCCTGAAGAAGAGGGCTCTACTGGACAAGGAGCTGCAGCTGGAGGTTCAG gaggaGCTGAGGAGGGACATCAGCAGGctgaggaaggagaaggagaaggccCAAGCTGCAGCCTCTCAGGCAGCCGCTGCCGCAGCCCAGGTagcctcatccctctcccccaccaTGGCCTCGCCCTCCTCCGCCCACAAACGCAAGAGGGACGACGAAAGGGACACGTCCTCCGCCAAGCctaagaagaagaagatgatATCCACTACCTCAAAGGATCACAAGAAGGAAGTCAAGctgtactgtgtctgtaaaacGCCCTATGACGAGGCCAA GTTCTACATTGGGTGCGACCTGTGCTCCAACTGGTTCCACGGTGCGTGTGTGGGCATCACGGAGAAGGAGGCCAAGAAGATGGACGACTACGTCTGTAATGGCTGCAAGCAGGGCCAGGACTCACAGGACTCAGAGGGCACCACGGAGGAGCTGTACTGCATCTGCCGGACACCATATGATGAAACACA GTTTTACATTGGCTGCGACCGTTGCCAGAACTGGTACCACGGGCGCTGTGTGGGCATTCTGCAGAGTGAGGCCACCCACATAGACGAGTACGTGTGCCCGCAGTGTCAATCCACGGAGGACGCCATGACCGTCCTCACACCGTTAACCGACAAGGACTACGAGGGTTTAAGAAGAATCCTGCGCTCCTTACAG GCTCACAAAATGGCGTGGCCGTTCCTTGAACCAGTAGATCCCAACGATGCTCCTGATTATTATGGCGTTATAAAGGAACCGATGG ACCTCTCCACAATGGAAGACAAATTACAGAAACGGTATTACAACAAGCTCACTGAGTTTGTGGCGGACATGACCAAAGTCTTTGACAACTGCCGCTACTACAACCCCAACGACTCCCCCTTCTTTCAGTGTGCCGAAGTTCTGGAGTCATTCTTTGTACAGAAGCTCAAAGGTTTCAAAGCTAGCAG GTCTCATAACAACAAACTACAGACTTCGACCTCTTAG